In Lepus europaeus isolate LE1 chromosome 9, mLepTim1.pri, whole genome shotgun sequence, the following are encoded in one genomic region:
- the LOC133767148 gene encoding COP9 signalosome complex subunit 1-like gives MRDSSAPSSASSSVTDLCCAPRSSRSDLVLPGTAGDFSLSASLSACTLLYEGAVEPMQIDVDPQEDPQNAPDVNYVVENPTLDLEQYAASYSGLMRIERLQFIADHCPPLRVEALKMALSFVQRTFNVDMYEEIHRKLSEATRELQNAPDAVAECGVEPPALDTAWVEATRKKALLKLEKLDTDLKNYKGNSIKESIRRGHDDLGDHYLDCGDLSNALKCYSRAHDYCTSAKHVINMCLNVIKVSVYLQNWSHMLSYVSKAESTPEIAERGERDSQTQAILTKLKCAAGLAELAAHKYKQAAKCFLLASFDHCDFPELLSPSNVAIYGGLCALATFDRQELQRNVISSSSFKLFLELEPQVRDIIFKFYESKYASCLKMLDEMKDNLLLDMYLAPHVRTLYTQIRNRALIQYFSPYVSADMHKMATAFNTTVAALEDELTQLILEGLISARIDSHSKILYARDVDQRSTTFEKSLLMGKEFQRRAKAMILRAAVLRNQIHVKSPPREGSQGELTPANSQTRMSTNM, from the coding sequence ATGAGGGATAGCTCGGCCCCCAGCTCGGCCTCCTCGTCAGTGACCGATCTGTGCTGCGCCCCTCGCAGCAGCAGGTCTGACCTCGTCCTGCCGGGCACGGCCGGGGACTTCAGCCTGAGCGCCAGCCTGTCGGCCTGTACGCTGCTCTACGAGGGGGCGGTGGAGCCCATGCAGATCGACGTGGACCCGCAGGAGGACCCGCAGAACGCACCCGACGTCAACTACGTGGTGGAGAACCCCACCCTGGACCTGGAGCAGTATGCGGCCAGCTACAGCGGCCTGATGCGCATCGAGCGGCTGCAGTTCATTGCGGACCACTGCCCCCCGCTGCGGGTGGAGGCCCTCAAGATGGCCCTGTCCTTTGTGCAGAGGACCTTCAACGTGGACATGTACGAGGAGATCCACCGGAAGCTCTCGGAGGCCACCAGGGAGCTGCAGAACGCACCCGACGCCGTCGCCGAGTGCGGCGTGGAGCCCCCGGCGCTGGACACGGCCTGGGTGGAGGCCACGCGGAAGAAGGCCCTGCTGAAGCTGGAGAAGCTGGACACGGATCTGAAGAACTACAAGGGCAACTCCATCAAGGAGAGCATCCGGCGCGGCCACGACGACCTGGGCGACCACTACCTGGACTGCGGCGACCTCAGCAACGCGCTCAAGTGCTACTCGCGGGCGCACGACTACTGCACCAGCGCCAAGCACGTCATCAACATGTGTCTCAACGTCATCAAGGTCAGCGTCTACCTGCAGAACTGGTCTCACATGCTGAGCTACGTCAGCAAGGCCGAGTCCACCCCGGAGATCGCCGAGCGTGGGGAGCGTGACAGCCAGACGCAGGCCATCCTCACCAAGCTCaagtgcgccgcaggcctggccGAGCTGGCCGCGCACAAGTACAAGCAGGCGGCCAAGTGCTTCCTGCTGGCCTCCTTCGACCACTGCGACTTCCCCGAGCTGCTGTCCCCCAGCAACGTGGCCATCTACGGTGGGCTGTGCGCCTTGGCCACCTTTGACCGGCAGGAGCTGCAGCGCAACGTCATCTCCAGCAGCTCCTTCAAGCTGTTCTTGGAGCTGGAGCCGCAGGTGCGAGACATCATCTTCAAGTTCTACGAGTCCAAGTACGCCTCGTGCCTCAAGATGCTGGATGAGATGAAGGACAACCTGCTCTTGGACATGTACCTGGCCCCCCACGTCAGGACCCTGTACACCCAGATCCGCAACCGCGCCCTCATCCAGTATTTCAGCCCCTACGTGTCGGCCGACATGCACAAGATGGCCACGGCCTTCAACACCACGGTGGCCGCCCTGGAGGACGAGCTGACGCAGCTCATCCTGGAGGGCCTCATCAGCGCGCGCATCGACTCGCACAGCAAGATCCTGTACGCCCGGGACGTGGACCAGCGCAGCACCACCTTCGAGAAGTCCCTGCTGATGGGCAAGGAGTTCCAGCGTCGCGCCAAAGCCATGATCCTGCGGGCGGCCGTGCTGCGCAACCAGATCCACGTGAAGTCCCCTCCCAGGGAAGGGAGCCAGGGGGAGCTGACTCCGGCCAACAGCCAGACGCGGATGAGCACCAACATGTGA